One window from the genome of Rhodopirellula halodulae encodes:
- a CDS encoding PIG-L family deacetylase yields MNEPIPLPTDLLLPTDAESALDVIAVGAHPDDVETACGGTLAKMVRQGYRVGIIDLTDGEPTPHCPDVATRLAESVRAAECLGVHARVQLNLPNRTLMDGFVARIALARQFRRFRPRIVMGFGQKTPMASPDHWQAMQITDAAVFYSRLCRWDEHFDGASVHAVARQLYFRLAFESDVMPGESHHLIVDIGDCLEQKLASIAAYASQFDHKPKIADRIRAAALVTGSQAGCWAGESFASAHPYSVSDLVRTVMSV; encoded by the coding sequence ATGAACGAACCAATTCCGCTGCCGACTGATCTGTTGCTCCCCACCGACGCGGAATCTGCGCTCGACGTGATTGCCGTGGGGGCACACCCCGATGATGTGGAAACGGCCTGTGGAGGAACGCTGGCAAAAATGGTTCGCCAGGGGTATCGGGTTGGCATCATCGACCTCACCGATGGGGAACCGACCCCGCATTGCCCTGATGTCGCAACGCGGCTTGCTGAATCCGTCCGCGCGGCCGAATGCTTGGGCGTTCATGCTCGCGTGCAGTTGAATTTGCCCAATCGGACGCTGATGGACGGGTTTGTTGCTCGCATTGCACTGGCACGTCAGTTCCGCCGTTTCCGGCCTCGGATCGTGATGGGGTTTGGCCAGAAGACTCCCATGGCGTCCCCGGATCATTGGCAAGCCATGCAGATCACCGATGCCGCCGTTTTCTACAGCCGCTTGTGTCGCTGGGACGAGCATTTTGATGGGGCGTCGGTGCACGCGGTCGCCCGGCAACTCTATTTCCGATTGGCGTTCGAATCGGATGTGATGCCGGGCGAGTCTCACCACCTGATCGTCGACATCGGGGACTGTCTGGAACAGAAATTGGCTTCCATCGCGGCATACGCATCCCAGTTCGACCACAAACCGAAGATCGCCGATCGTATTCGCGCGGCGGCATTGGTCACTGGATCCCAAGCGGGTTGCTGGGCCGGCGAATCCTTCGCGTCGGCGCATCCGTATTCAGTCAGCGATCTCGTTCGCACGGTGATGAGCGTCTGA
- the metG gene encoding methionine--tRNA ligase has translation MKLESFIHSMTTTSMSRRLLVTAALPYANGPIHIGHLVEYLQTDIWVRFQKLRGNRCLYICADDTHGTAIMIRARSEGRSEIELIEETSEAHQRDFAGFGIEFDHYGSTNSEENRTLCHQIWQSLRDADLVVERSVEQLYDPEAETFLADRFVRGTCPKCGLPDQAGDNCNCGHTYSPTELIDPVSTLTGATPVIREAEHLFVQLEKLHGFLNEWVADSGALQPETANYLKGHFLAEELRDWDISRPAPYFGFEIPDAPGNYWYVWFDAPIGYIASTQQWCNANGEQLADWWKSDDCEVHHFIGKDITYFHTLFWPGMLKTAGFSLPTKVHIHGFLNVNGKKMSKRDGTFIKAETFLKHIDPSALRYFYATKLSSRVEDLDLGVDEFVEKVNSDLVGKVVNLASRVGKFANRTGLSTSYPDDGGLFAAAAAKGDEIATAYEDGEYAKAMRLIMELADSANPFVEHAKPWEMNKDADRQDELRDVCTVALNLFRQLAVYLAPVLPELANKCGDLLGEPITSWEQSQTPLVDRGVNKFQRMMDRVKLEDLEAMMEESKEEAAKEADAAPTNAFNDSDQPLKDEPLADEITIDDFMKVDLRVARVLSAEQVPEANKLLKLTLGLGGDETRQVFAGIKAAYDPEKLVGRLVVMVANLKPRKMRFGLSEGMVTAAGPGGEEVFVLGIDEGAQPGQRVH, from the coding sequence GTGAAGCTGGAGTCCTTCATTCACTCAATGACAACAACATCCATGTCGCGTCGTCTGCTCGTTACCGCTGCTTTGCCCTACGCCAACGGCCCCATCCACATTGGGCACTTGGTCGAATACCTGCAAACGGACATTTGGGTTCGCTTCCAAAAACTGCGTGGCAATCGGTGTCTGTATATCTGTGCGGACGATACCCATGGCACGGCGATCATGATCCGTGCACGCAGCGAGGGGCGATCCGAGATTGAGTTGATTGAAGAAACAAGCGAAGCTCACCAGCGAGATTTTGCAGGCTTCGGAATCGAGTTCGATCACTACGGAAGCACCAACAGCGAAGAAAACCGAACCCTTTGTCACCAGATTTGGCAATCCCTTCGCGACGCGGACTTAGTAGTCGAGCGAAGCGTCGAACAACTCTACGACCCCGAGGCGGAAACGTTTCTCGCTGATCGCTTTGTTCGCGGCACATGCCCCAAATGTGGTTTGCCAGATCAGGCTGGCGACAACTGCAATTGCGGTCACACCTACAGCCCCACCGAACTGATCGATCCGGTCAGCACGCTCACGGGTGCGACGCCGGTCATTCGTGAAGCCGAACACTTATTCGTGCAGCTAGAAAAACTGCATGGGTTTCTGAATGAATGGGTTGCGGACAGTGGTGCCTTGCAACCGGAAACCGCCAACTATTTGAAAGGCCACTTCCTGGCCGAAGAATTGCGGGATTGGGACATCAGTCGCCCCGCTCCCTATTTCGGCTTTGAAATCCCCGACGCCCCCGGCAACTACTGGTACGTTTGGTTCGACGCGCCGATTGGATATATCGCCAGCACGCAACAGTGGTGCAACGCAAACGGCGAGCAGCTCGCGGATTGGTGGAAGAGTGATGACTGCGAAGTCCATCACTTTATCGGCAAAGACATCACGTATTTCCACACGCTGTTCTGGCCAGGCATGTTGAAGACGGCGGGCTTCTCGCTGCCGACGAAGGTCCACATTCACGGATTCCTGAATGTGAACGGCAAGAAGATGTCCAAACGAGATGGCACTTTCATCAAAGCCGAAACATTTCTGAAGCACATCGACCCATCGGCGCTGCGTTACTTCTACGCGACCAAATTGTCGTCACGTGTGGAAGACCTCGATCTTGGCGTCGACGAGTTCGTTGAAAAGGTCAACTCGGACTTGGTGGGCAAAGTCGTCAACCTTGCCAGTCGCGTGGGCAAGTTTGCAAACCGCACCGGCTTGTCGACCAGCTACCCGGACGACGGCGGATTATTCGCGGCGGCGGCGGCGAAAGGCGATGAGATCGCAACTGCCTATGAAGACGGCGAGTACGCCAAGGCCATGCGTTTGATCATGGAATTGGCCGATTCGGCAAATCCTTTTGTCGAACACGCCAAGCCGTGGGAAATGAACAAAGACGCCGACCGGCAAGATGAACTTCGGGACGTTTGCACGGTGGCACTGAATCTATTTCGTCAGTTGGCCGTTTACCTGGCCCCCGTGCTTCCCGAACTGGCGAACAAATGTGGCGACTTGCTCGGGGAACCGATCACGTCGTGGGAACAAAGCCAAACGCCACTGGTCGACCGTGGCGTTAATAAATTTCAACGTATGATGGACCGTGTCAAACTCGAGGATCTCGAAGCCATGATGGAAGAAAGCAAAGAAGAAGCGGCCAAAGAAGCCGACGCCGCTCCGACCAACGCATTCAATGACAGCGATCAGCCGCTGAAAGACGAACCACTCGCCGACGAAATCACCATTGATGATTTCATGAAAGTAGACCTTCGCGTCGCGCGGGTTTTGTCGGCGGAGCAAGTCCCGGAAGCCAACAAGCTGCTGAAGCTGACCCTGGGACTCGGTGGTGATGAAACTCGCCAAGTCTTCGCGGGCATCAAAGCCGCTTACGATCCAGAGAAACTGGTCGGACGTTTGGTGGTCATGGTGGCAAACCTAAAACCTCGCAAGATGCGATTTGGCCTCAGCGAAGGCATGGTCACCGCGGCAGGCCCGGGCGGTGAAGAAGTCTTCGTTCTGGGCATCGACGAAGGCGCTCAACCAGGTCAGCGAGTTCACTGA